In a genomic window of Streptomyces koelreuteriae:
- a CDS encoding ABC transporter permease: protein MAPLRPSSRPRRRDTDGTRVWTWLMLPGTIWMTGFLIASLVLVGVLAVGTTDELGNPRFGFDLAGVRALADPAYTEVLARSLGYALLTCVVCLLIAYPVAYTIALHGGRYKHALIAAIVVPFFANYLVRMYGWSVVLSDDGPVLRTLRAVGIADAGTKILHSGFGVVAGLVYGFVVFMIIPLYAALERLDVSLIEAGRDLYGGPVRTFFFVTLPATRQGAAAGLVLVFLPAMGDFVSAQLMGGPDQIMIGNLIQDKFFQGQNWPLGSALTMLLMLVLLIGMLGYLRRTRKDEAEARR from the coding sequence ATGGCACCGCTCCGCCCCTCCTCCCGCCCCCGCCGCCGGGATACCGACGGCACCCGCGTCTGGACCTGGCTCATGCTGCCCGGCACCATCTGGATGACCGGCTTCCTGATCGCCTCACTGGTCCTCGTCGGCGTCCTCGCGGTCGGCACCACCGACGAGCTGGGCAACCCGCGCTTCGGCTTCGACCTCGCCGGTGTGCGCGCCCTCGCGGACCCCGCCTACACCGAGGTCCTGGCCCGCTCCCTCGGCTACGCGCTGCTGACCTGCGTGGTCTGTCTGCTGATCGCCTATCCGGTGGCGTACACCATCGCCCTGCACGGCGGGCGGTACAAGCACGCGCTGATCGCCGCGATCGTGGTGCCGTTCTTCGCCAACTACCTGGTGCGGATGTACGGCTGGTCGGTGGTCCTCTCCGACGACGGGCCCGTGCTGCGCACGCTGCGCGCGGTGGGTATCGCCGACGCCGGCACGAAGATCCTCCACAGCGGCTTCGGCGTGGTCGCGGGGCTCGTGTACGGCTTCGTCGTCTTCATGATCATCCCGCTGTACGCGGCGCTGGAACGCCTCGACGTCTCCCTCATCGAGGCCGGCCGCGATCTGTACGGCGGCCCGGTCCGCACCTTCTTCTTCGTCACCCTGCCCGCCACCCGGCAGGGCGCGGCGGCCGGGCTCGTCCTGGTCTTCCTGCCCGCGATGGGTGACTTCGTCAGCGCACAGCTCATGGGAGGCCCGGACCAGATCATGATCGGCAACCTCATCCAGGACAAGTTCTTCCAGGGCCAGAACTGGCCGCTCGGCTCCGCCCTCACCATGCTGCTGATGCTGGTCCTGCTGATCGGGATGCTCGGCTATCTGCGGCGGACCCGCAAGGACGAGGCGGAGGCCCGCCGATGA
- a CDS encoding aminobutyraldehyde dehydrogenase, which translates to MADNDRFTIVLNHIGGKEIPAVSGATLRLIDPATGLAHGTAPLSGPEDVDAACRAAEEAFPGWSVTTPAQRQAALLRIADALEREAGAVADAEVADTGKPRALFLGDELPAIVDVLRYFAGAARNLPGAAAAEYTPGRTSVLRREPVGVCAQITPWNYPLMMAVWKIAPALAAGNTVVLKPSDTTPSSAVLLARLGAEHLPSGVLNVVCGDRDTGRSLVGHPDVRLVAVTGSVRAGQEIAAAAAGDLKRLHLELGGNAPVLIHADADLDDAVEQLSSLSFYNAGQDCTAATRILVDRRIHDGFLARFADRAADRRPGAPDDEQAAFGPLANAAQLTHVRGLLDHLPAHAEIVTGGTALSRPGYFHQATVVAGARQEDEIVRGEVFGPVVTVQPFADESEAFRLANGVPQGLAASVWTRDHDRAMRASRALRTGIVWVNTHGTTVSEMPHGGVRHSGYGSDLSLTGLLDYTQVKHVML; encoded by the coding sequence GTGGCTGACAACGACCGCTTCACGATCGTCCTCAACCACATCGGCGGCAAGGAGATACCGGCCGTCTCCGGCGCCACCCTGCGCCTGATCGACCCGGCCACCGGACTCGCGCACGGCACGGCCCCGCTCTCCGGCCCCGAGGACGTGGACGCGGCCTGCCGGGCGGCCGAAGAGGCCTTCCCCGGCTGGTCGGTGACGACTCCGGCGCAGCGGCAGGCAGCGCTGCTGCGGATCGCCGACGCGCTGGAGCGGGAGGCCGGTGCGGTGGCGGACGCCGAGGTGGCCGACACGGGAAAGCCGCGCGCCTTGTTCCTGGGTGACGAACTGCCCGCGATCGTGGATGTGTTGCGGTACTTCGCGGGAGCCGCCCGCAATCTGCCGGGCGCCGCGGCCGCCGAGTACACGCCAGGCCGTACCTCCGTGCTGCGGCGCGAGCCGGTCGGCGTCTGTGCCCAGATCACCCCGTGGAACTATCCGCTGATGATGGCCGTGTGGAAGATCGCCCCGGCGCTGGCCGCCGGCAACACGGTCGTCCTGAAGCCGTCCGACACCACGCCGTCCTCAGCGGTGCTCCTGGCCCGGCTGGGCGCCGAGCATCTGCCGTCAGGGGTGCTCAACGTCGTGTGCGGCGACCGCGACACCGGGCGGTCCCTCGTCGGCCATCCCGACGTCAGGCTGGTGGCCGTCACGGGCAGTGTGCGGGCGGGGCAGGAGATCGCCGCGGCGGCGGCCGGCGACCTCAAGCGGCTGCACCTGGAACTCGGCGGCAACGCGCCGGTGCTGATCCACGCGGACGCCGATCTCGACGACGCGGTGGAGCAGTTGTCGTCGCTGTCCTTCTACAACGCGGGGCAGGACTGCACGGCCGCGACCAGGATCCTGGTCGACCGTCGGATCCACGACGGCTTCCTGGCCCGCTTCGCCGACCGGGCGGCCGACCGACGGCCCGGAGCGCCGGATGACGAACAGGCGGCGTTCGGCCCGCTCGCCAATGCCGCTCAACTCACCCATGTACGCGGTCTGTTGGACCATCTTCCGGCCCACGCCGAGATCGTCACCGGCGGCACGGCTCTGTCCCGCCCCGGGTACTTCCATCAGGCCACGGTGGTCGCCGGGGCACGGCAGGAGGACGAGATCGTACGGGGCGAGGTGTTCGGCCCGGTCGTCACCGTCCAGCCCTTCGCCGACGAGTCCGAGGCCTTCCGCCTGGCCAACGGCGTGCCCCAGGGGCTCGCGGCGAGTGTCTGGACCCGCGACCACGATCGGGCCATGCGGGCGAGCCGCGCGCTGCGGACCGGCATCGTCTGGGTCAACACCCATGGCACGACGGTGTCGGAGATGCCCCACGGCGGTGTACGCCACTCCGGGTACGGCAGCGACCTGTCGCTCACCGGTCTGCTCGACTACACGCAGGTCAAGCATGTGATGCTGTGA
- a CDS encoding flavin monoamine oxidase family protein, with amino-acid sequence MHHDVIVLGAGLAGLAAARDLAAAGTDVLVLEARDRVGGRVEQTRTSDGRTVQLGGEVVGRGHTAYLRLAEELGLRLVPSYVAEPGRMTRATPEGSSAGDPPHWFGPGDPALHERMGAEFTALSATVDPDDPWSHPEATALDRLSVADWLRSRQATPAVVRLWDIGQLALAGGSYERVSLLAALRKSAAVPGSGTGDYDYEDWEGLRLADGSATLAEVMGRELGPRIRLGSPVAALDVRPDRCAVRLVTGEVLTATAVVSALPVGPLRSVAISGVSEARLASLHRQRHATAAKFAAVYDRPFWREADLNGLSEAEGVLGSTWPQNEGVLSALIPPERYGVLLGTPPHLRTPELLAEMAGMFGDEALRPSACHLRLWGTDPWTQGYVTQWPPGEVMAVGPLHGTHEPPFYVCGSDQWVAGYMEGAVRTGRAAAEEALRRG; translated from the coding sequence ATGCATCACGACGTGATCGTGCTCGGGGCCGGACTCGCCGGGCTCGCCGCCGCCCGGGACCTGGCCGCCGCCGGCACCGACGTGCTCGTCCTGGAGGCCCGCGACCGGGTCGGCGGCCGGGTGGAGCAGACCCGTACGTCCGACGGCCGTACCGTCCAGCTGGGCGGTGAGGTCGTCGGCCGCGGGCACACCGCCTATCTCCGGCTCGCCGAGGAACTCGGGCTGAGGCTGGTCCCCAGCTATGTCGCCGAACCCGGCCGCATGACCCGGGCCACCCCGGAGGGCAGCTCGGCGGGCGACCCGCCGCACTGGTTCGGCCCCGGCGACCCGGCCCTGCACGAGCGCATGGGCGCCGAGTTCACGGCTCTCTCCGCCACCGTCGACCCGGACGACCCGTGGTCGCATCCGGAGGCGACCGCCCTGGACCGGCTGTCGGTGGCCGACTGGCTGCGCTCCCGGCAGGCCACACCCGCCGTGGTACGTCTGTGGGACATCGGCCAACTCGCCCTGGCCGGCGGCTCCTACGAGCGGGTCTCCCTGCTGGCGGCGCTGCGCAAGAGCGCGGCGGTCCCCGGGTCGGGCACGGGCGACTACGACTACGAGGACTGGGAGGGGCTGCGCCTGGCCGACGGCTCGGCCACGCTCGCGGAGGTCATGGGTCGCGAACTCGGTCCGCGTATCCGGCTCGGCTCCCCCGTCGCCGCCCTGGACGTCCGCCCCGACCGTTGCGCCGTACGCCTGGTCACCGGCGAGGTCCTCACCGCGACGGCCGTGGTGAGCGCCCTCCCGGTGGGCCCGCTGCGGTCCGTCGCGATCAGCGGGGTGAGCGAGGCCCGGCTCGCCTCACTGCACCGCCAACGCCACGCGACGGCGGCGAAGTTCGCCGCTGTCTACGACCGTCCCTTCTGGCGGGAGGCCGATCTGAACGGCCTGTCCGAGGCCGAGGGCGTCCTGGGCAGCACCTGGCCGCAGAACGAGGGCGTCCTGTCGGCTCTGATCCCGCCCGAGCGCTACGGCGTCCTGCTCGGCACCCCGCCGCACCTGCGCACCCCCGAGCTGCTCGCCGAGATGGCGGGCATGTTCGGCGACGAGGCGCTCCGCCCGAGCGCGTGCCATCTGCGGCTGTGGGGCACCGACCCGTGGACCCAGGGCTATGTCACCCAGTGGCCGCCGGGCGAGGTCATGGCGGTCGGCCCGCTGCACGGCACCCATGAACCGCCGTTCTACGTCTGCGGCTCCGACCAGTGGGTCGCCGGATACATGGAGGGCGCCGTCCGCACCGGCCGCGCCGCCGCCGAGGAGGCACTGCGCCGTGGCTGA
- a CDS encoding ABC transporter permease has product MTLLRLPSPTAPARPAARTPARRGRAHRRPRVLIAVTGLFFALLYLPIAVVALFSFNSQKSLTVFDGFSLRWYRAFAHDEVLLASLGTSLRISLVAMAGSLLLGVALALGLVRCRTRLGSLAGLVMLVPLITPEIVTGVASMLLFKGLGVPLSTGTVMLAEITFSISYVTVVLRSRVAALNPEVEEAAMDLGATRWQAVRLVTLPALLPAVLASAVLIFALVFDDFVLAYFTTGVDPQPLSVRIYSAIRFGVQPTINAVGTLMLAGSIALIALALFIPRLFGRRGGLDLFSGK; this is encoded by the coding sequence ATGACCCTGCTCCGGCTCCCCTCCCCCACCGCCCCGGCCCGTCCGGCCGCCCGGACCCCCGCACGGCGCGGCCGGGCCCACCGCAGGCCCCGCGTCCTCATCGCGGTCACCGGTCTGTTCTTCGCGCTGCTCTATCTGCCCATCGCCGTGGTGGCGCTGTTCTCCTTCAACTCCCAGAAGTCGCTGACGGTGTTCGACGGTTTCAGCCTGCGCTGGTACCGCGCCTTCGCCCACGACGAGGTCCTCCTCGCCTCCCTGGGCACCAGCCTGCGGATCTCCCTGGTGGCGATGGCCGGTTCGCTGCTCCTCGGGGTGGCGCTCGCGCTCGGCCTGGTCCGGTGCCGCACCCGGCTGGGCTCGCTGGCCGGCCTGGTCATGCTGGTGCCGCTGATCACGCCGGAGATCGTCACGGGCGTGGCGTCGATGCTGCTCTTCAAGGGCCTGGGTGTGCCGCTGTCCACGGGCACGGTGATGCTCGCCGAGATCACCTTCTCCATCTCCTACGTCACGGTCGTCCTGCGCTCACGGGTCGCCGCGCTCAACCCGGAGGTGGAGGAGGCCGCGATGGACCTCGGCGCCACACGGTGGCAGGCGGTCCGGCTGGTGACGCTTCCGGCGCTCCTGCCCGCGGTGCTGGCGAGTGCCGTGCTGATCTTCGCGCTGGTCTTCGACGACTTCGTGCTCGCCTACTTCACCACCGGCGTCGACCCGCAGCCGCTGTCGGTGCGGATCTACTCGGCGATCCGTTTCGGGGTGCAGCCCACCATCAACGCGGTCGGCACCCTGATGCTCGCGGGATCCATCGCCCTGATCGCCCTGGCCTTGTTCATCCCGCGCCTCTTCGGCCGCCGCGGCGGCCTCGACCTCTTCTCCGGGAAGTGA
- a CDS encoding polyamine ABC transporter substrate-binding protein, giving the protein MSPEVIPPSRRAVLRAGACGLLGAAAGGCGFMPAKKPDADRLAPVEPRVDGDLVYFNWADYVDPAVFRGFEKEYGVKVVQSNFDSMEGMVAKLNAGNRYDVVFPSAKWAQRLVRGGRLRRIDHSRLTNARAVFGTYDYFADPWYDPGSAHTVPFTAYKTGIGWRRDRIGELADSWKDLWSDRGKGKVFLLDDRDEVLGMGALALGLDVSSGDTGDLDRITSLLGTLRPRLRGFSSDSYNNLLNGNALIQQAWSGDMAAMLNQAEDPSVFGFQAPKEGSPINSDCYAIPWNAPHPGTAMLFIDYMLRPENVKRNIEYIGYPMPVAGAEKVYADLVEPFPECLVTEADLKADLFFRNGGRAAEDARDAAWTHVKAG; this is encoded by the coding sequence ATGTCCCCCGAGGTAATACCGCCGTCCCGTCGCGCCGTGCTGCGGGCGGGCGCCTGCGGCCTGCTGGGCGCCGCGGCCGGCGGCTGCGGGTTCATGCCCGCGAAGAAACCCGACGCCGACCGGCTCGCTCCGGTCGAGCCGCGCGTCGACGGCGATCTCGTCTACTTCAACTGGGCCGACTACGTCGACCCGGCCGTGTTCAGGGGCTTCGAGAAGGAGTACGGCGTCAAGGTCGTCCAGTCGAACTTCGACTCGATGGAAGGCATGGTCGCCAAGCTCAACGCCGGCAACCGCTACGACGTCGTCTTCCCCTCGGCCAAATGGGCCCAGCGCCTGGTCCGCGGCGGCCGGCTGCGCCGTATCGACCACTCCCGGCTCACCAACGCCCGCGCCGTGTTCGGCACCTACGACTACTTCGCCGACCCCTGGTACGACCCCGGCTCGGCGCACACGGTGCCCTTCACGGCGTACAAGACCGGTATCGGCTGGCGTCGCGACCGGATCGGTGAACTCGCCGACAGCTGGAAGGACCTGTGGAGCGACAGGGGCAAGGGCAAGGTCTTCCTGCTGGACGACCGCGACGAGGTGCTCGGCATGGGCGCCCTCGCGCTCGGCCTCGACGTCAGTTCCGGTGACACCGGCGACCTCGACCGGATCACCTCCCTGCTGGGCACCCTGCGACCGCGGCTGCGCGGCTTCTCCAGCGACAGCTACAACAACCTCCTCAACGGCAACGCGCTGATCCAGCAGGCCTGGAGCGGCGACATGGCCGCCATGCTCAACCAGGCCGAGGACCCGTCGGTGTTCGGCTTCCAGGCCCCCAAGGAGGGCTCGCCGATCAACTCCGACTGCTACGCCATCCCCTGGAACGCGCCCCACCCCGGCACCGCGATGCTGTTCATCGACTACATGCTGCGGCCGGAGAACGTGAAGCGGAACATCGAGTACATCGGCTACCCGATGCCGGTCGCGGGCGCCGAGAAGGTCTACGCCGACCTGGTCGAGCCCTTCCCCGAGTGCCTCGTCACCGAGGCCGATCTGAAGGCCGACCTGTTCTTCCGCAACGGCGGCCGCGCGGCGGAGGACGCCCGCGACGCCGCCTGGACCCATGTGAAGGCGGGCTGA
- a CDS encoding Nramp family divalent metal transporter — MTATPGSPPHHEATAPPLAPVSRRGRLAVLGPGLVLAATSVGAGDMVTSLAGAAGYGMALLWAILVGVVLKYALTEAVGRLYLGSGLTVIASLRAAARWLPSAFFAFVLVIGLLYGAALSSVASLALTTLFPALPLRPLAVVIALASAGLVYVGRYALFERVMSGFMLAKFVGMVVLAVVTLVTLDDPSALMSSLRPRLPEGDVVTVLALVGGVGGTAGVASYSYWLREKGWQHRSWLPVMRADTAVSYGVTFLFVVCTSIVGTGLLYGSGRTITGNDGLAALAEPLGADLGSVARVLFLGTFFLVTLSALVGGFNALCYLLADSLRTLRGMPDTEAERHMGQRSRPFRLFVLYCAVTSVAVTFVGKPVPLVLAYAAVGSLVLPLLSGALLVLLNKRGLRQPYRNKTVSNVLLSSSFVLFGVLAAVQIKQTLGGL; from the coding sequence GTGACCGCGACTCCTGGAAGTCCCCCTCACCACGAGGCGACCGCGCCCCCGCTCGCCCCCGTCTCCCGGCGCGGGCGGCTGGCCGTCCTCGGTCCGGGTCTCGTCCTCGCCGCCACCAGTGTGGGCGCGGGCGACATGGTGACCTCGCTGGCGGGCGCGGCGGGCTACGGCATGGCCCTGCTGTGGGCGATCCTGGTGGGTGTCGTCCTCAAGTACGCGCTGACCGAGGCGGTGGGGCGCCTGTATCTGGGGAGCGGTCTGACCGTGATCGCGAGCCTGCGCGCCGCCGCCCGCTGGCTGCCGTCCGCCTTCTTCGCGTTCGTGCTGGTCATCGGGCTGCTGTACGGGGCGGCCCTGAGTTCGGTGGCCTCGCTCGCGCTGACGACACTGTTCCCCGCGCTGCCGCTGAGGCCACTGGCCGTGGTGATCGCGCTGGCGTCGGCCGGGCTCGTGTACGTGGGCCGGTACGCGCTGTTCGAACGGGTGATGAGCGGGTTCATGCTGGCCAAGTTCGTCGGCATGGTCGTCCTGGCCGTGGTCACGCTCGTCACCCTGGACGACCCGTCCGCCCTGATGTCCTCGCTGCGGCCGCGGCTGCCGGAGGGCGATGTGGTCACCGTGCTGGCCCTGGTCGGCGGGGTGGGCGGCACGGCCGGGGTCGCCTCGTACAGCTACTGGCTGCGGGAGAAGGGCTGGCAGCACCGGAGCTGGCTGCCCGTCATGCGGGCGGACACGGCGGTGAGTTACGGGGTCACGTTCCTGTTCGTGGTGTGCACCTCGATCGTGGGGACCGGACTGCTGTACGGCAGCGGCCGGACGATCACCGGCAACGACGGGCTGGCCGCGCTGGCCGAACCGCTCGGCGCGGACCTCGGGTCGGTGGCACGGGTGCTGTTCCTGGGCACCTTCTTCCTCGTGACCCTGAGCGCCCTGGTCGGCGGCTTCAACGCCCTGTGCTATCTGCTGGCCGATTCGCTGCGCACCCTGCGCGGGATGCCGGACACCGAGGCCGAGCGGCACATGGGCCAGCGTAGCCGTCCGTTCCGCCTGTTCGTCCTGTACTGCGCGGTCACGTCCGTGGCGGTGACCTTCGTGGGCAAGCCGGTCCCGCTGGTGCTCGCCTACGCGGCCGTGGGCTCCCTCGTCCTGCCGCTGCTGTCCGGGGCGCTGCTGGTACTGCTCAACAAGCGCGGCCTGCGCCAGCCGTACCGCAACAAGACCGTCTCCAACGTGCTGCTGTCGAGCTCCTTCGTGCTGTTCGGGGTGCTCGCCGCGGTCCAGATCAAGCAAACCCTGGGAGGACTGTGA
- a CDS encoding Lrp/AsnC family transcriptional regulator — protein sequence MDAPHPGFVADSLDRRIISALQIDGRASWHRIATALGEPERTVVRRGTRLLDSGLVRIGAMVVRGRSTVIGVRCAPGQARVVATALARRPDCVFAHVLTGTWDCVAEVQCPRDRLAGLVTDELPGLPGVVRTLTLPVLRHARTIREWHAGLLTETEIAALAEGTPASTPAASADLMPAHDGTELTRSDRLLVNTLAEDGRCTYDELARVSGVSEATARRRLGALRRQGRVRVRAVIEPVLLGLPVEAVLWVRAVPAGVERVAAALAESPHVRYVSFVTGERQLLALTAFPDEAALHDFVTRSPWLDQAASVDVSMVLGSLKRGGMLAPWLTASHA from the coding sequence ATGGACGCACCGCACCCCGGATTCGTGGCCGATTCGCTGGACCGGCGCATCATCAGCGCGCTGCAGATCGACGGCCGTGCCTCCTGGCACCGCATCGCGACGGCCCTCGGCGAACCGGAACGCACCGTCGTCCGCCGGGGCACCCGCCTGCTGGACTCCGGGCTCGTACGGATCGGCGCCATGGTGGTGCGCGGCCGCAGCACTGTGATCGGCGTGCGCTGCGCACCCGGCCAGGCCCGCGTCGTCGCCACCGCGCTGGCACGCCGACCCGACTGCGTCTTCGCCCATGTCCTGACCGGGACCTGGGACTGTGTCGCGGAGGTGCAGTGCCCCCGCGACCGGCTCGCGGGACTTGTGACGGACGAGCTTCCGGGCCTGCCGGGGGTCGTCCGGACCCTGACGCTGCCGGTGCTGCGCCATGCGCGGACGATCCGCGAGTGGCACGCCGGCCTGCTCACCGAGACCGAGATCGCCGCACTGGCCGAGGGCACGCCCGCGAGCACCCCCGCCGCGTCGGCGGACCTCATGCCCGCCCACGACGGCACCGAACTCACCCGCTCCGACCGTCTGTTGGTGAACACCCTGGCCGAGGACGGGCGGTGCACCTACGACGAACTGGCGCGGGTCTCCGGGGTGTCCGAGGCCACGGCCCGACGCCGGCTGGGCGCCCTGCGCCGCCAGGGGCGCGTCCGCGTCCGGGCCGTGATCGAACCGGTGCTGCTCGGGCTGCCGGTGGAGGCCGTGCTGTGGGTACGGGCCGTCCCGGCGGGGGTCGAGAGGGTCGCGGCGGCGCTCGCCGAGTCCCCGCACGTCCGGTACGTCAGCTTCGTCACCGGCGAACGCCAACTGCTCGCCCTCACCGCCTTCCCGGACGAGGCGGCCCTCCACGACTTCGTGACGCGCTCCCCATGGCTGGACCAGGCGGCGTCCGTGGATGTGTCGATGGTCCTCGGATCCCTGAAGCGGGGCGGGATGCTCGCACCGTGGCTCACAGCATCACATGCTTGA
- a CDS encoding amidase, producing the protein MNPADLCFTTATDLADALRRREVSAREVVTAHLERVDRVNPSVNAIVTLVADRALEEAAEADERLASGAEVGPLHGLPVAHKDLHDTAGIRTTYGSPVFADHVPTRDHLVVERLKGAGAITLGKTNVPELGMGSHTVNPVFGATRNPYDLSRSAGGSSGGAGAALACGMQPLADGSDTGGSLRNPASFNNVVGLRPSPGRVPSWPDKAPWGQLSVKGPMARTVRDVALMLSVLAGPDPRSPLALDTPGSAFAGPLDGDIRGLRVAWSPDLGGSVPVDPEVRDVVRGAVEVFGALGCEVEDACPDLSGADEAFLVQRAWQMELAYGPLLGEHRHRMAPDVVWNIEEGRKLTGPDLGRAELLRAALFHRVREFFASYDVLLLPVSQVAPFDVELSYPASVDGTAMETYLDWMRSAYLITMTGCPALSVPAGFTPSGLPVGLQVVGPHRGDAAVLRAGHAFEQATRVGERRPGVVAGGPADGGGP; encoded by the coding sequence GTGAACCCCGCCGACCTGTGCTTCACCACCGCGACCGACCTCGCCGACGCCCTGCGCCGCCGCGAGGTGTCCGCGCGTGAGGTCGTCACCGCCCACCTCGAACGCGTCGACCGGGTCAATCCGTCGGTGAACGCGATCGTCACGCTCGTCGCCGACCGGGCGCTGGAGGAGGCGGCGGAGGCGGACGAGCGGCTCGCCTCGGGGGCGGAGGTCGGACCTCTGCACGGGCTGCCCGTCGCGCACAAGGACCTCCACGACACGGCGGGCATCCGCACGACGTACGGCTCACCCGTCTTCGCCGACCACGTCCCCACCCGGGACCATCTGGTCGTCGAACGCCTCAAGGGTGCCGGGGCCATCACACTCGGCAAGACCAATGTGCCCGAACTCGGCATGGGTTCCCACACCGTCAACCCGGTCTTCGGCGCGACCCGCAACCCCTACGACCTCTCGCGCAGCGCGGGCGGCAGCAGCGGCGGCGCCGGGGCCGCCCTGGCCTGCGGCATGCAGCCGCTCGCCGACGGCAGCGACACCGGGGGCTCCCTGCGCAACCCCGCGTCCTTCAACAACGTGGTCGGGCTGCGGCCCTCCCCCGGCCGGGTCCCGTCCTGGCCCGACAAGGCGCCCTGGGGGCAGCTGTCGGTGAAGGGCCCCATGGCGCGCACGGTGCGGGACGTCGCGCTGATGCTGTCCGTCCTCGCCGGACCGGACCCGCGCAGCCCACTCGCCCTCGACACACCGGGTTCCGCCTTCGCGGGCCCGCTCGACGGCGACATCCGTGGCCTGCGGGTCGCCTGGTCGCCCGACCTCGGCGGGAGCGTGCCCGTCGACCCGGAGGTGCGGGACGTGGTGCGGGGCGCGGTGGAGGTGTTCGGCGCGCTGGGCTGCGAGGTCGAGGATGCCTGCCCCGACCTGTCCGGTGCCGACGAGGCCTTTCTCGTCCAGCGCGCCTGGCAGATGGAGCTCGCCTACGGGCCCCTGCTGGGCGAGCACCGGCACCGCATGGCCCCGGACGTGGTGTGGAACATCGAGGAGGGCCGCAAGCTGACGGGCCCGGACCTGGGCCGCGCCGAGCTGCTGCGGGCCGCGCTCTTCCACCGGGTGCGTGAGTTCTTCGCGTCGTACGACGTCCTGCTGCTGCCGGTCAGCCAGGTCGCGCCCTTCGACGTCGAGCTGTCCTACCCCGCCTCCGTGGACGGCACGGCGATGGAGACCTATCTGGACTGGATGCGCTCGGCCTACCTGATCACGATGACCGGCTGCCCGGCCCTGTCGGTCCCGGCCGGTTTCACCCCTTCCGGGCTGCCGGTCGGGCTCCAGGTGGTGGGGCCGCACCGGGGCGACGCCGCCGTGCTGAGGGCGGGGCACGCCTTCGAGCAGGCGACGCGGGTGGGGGAACGGCGGCCGGGGGTCGTCGCCGGGGGCCCGGCGGACGGCGGCGGGCCATGA
- a CDS encoding ABC transporter ATP-binding protein: MDATPAVRLDGVSKQFADSYAVHQLDLDIETGAFFSLLGPSGCGKTTTLRMIGGFSDPTEGAVLLGGEDVTALPPNKRNVNTVFQSYALFDHLSIADNVGFGLKRKGVDRAEIRRRVGEMLELIQLAGLADRKPGTLSGGQRQRVALARALVNRPAVLLLDEPLAALDLKLRRQMQVELKQIQREVGITFVFVTHDQDEALTMSDRIAVMNGGRIEQCGTPEDIYEHPATSFVASFMGTSNLMTGTYRGGEVTLEKGPALPVGSRSEIADGTAVSVSVRPEKIWLSDFEAGMSMLSGVIRETVYSGPTTTYLIELAPGVTLSVLEQNTDRARMEDRWCGGETVEFGWRPEHCLVLA, translated from the coding sequence ATGGACGCGACCCCCGCCGTCCGGCTCGACGGCGTCTCCAAGCAGTTCGCCGACTCCTACGCCGTCCACCAGCTCGATCTCGACATCGAGACCGGCGCCTTCTTCTCCCTGCTGGGCCCGTCCGGCTGCGGCAAGACGACCACGCTGCGCATGATCGGCGGGTTCAGCGATCCCACCGAGGGAGCGGTGCTGCTCGGCGGCGAGGACGTGACGGCGCTGCCGCCGAACAAGCGCAACGTCAACACGGTCTTCCAGAGCTACGCCCTCTTCGACCATCTGAGCATCGCCGACAACGTGGGCTTCGGCCTCAAGCGCAAGGGCGTCGACCGGGCGGAGATCCGGCGGCGGGTCGGGGAGATGCTGGAGCTGATCCAGCTCGCCGGGCTGGCCGACCGCAAGCCCGGGACGCTCTCCGGCGGTCAGCGGCAGCGTGTCGCGCTGGCCCGCGCGCTGGTCAACCGTCCGGCCGTCCTGCTCCTCGACGAGCCGTTGGCCGCCCTCGATCTGAAGCTGCGCCGGCAGATGCAGGTGGAGCTGAAGCAGATCCAGCGCGAGGTCGGCATCACCTTCGTCTTCGTCACCCACGACCAGGACGAGGCGCTGACCATGTCCGACCGGATCGCCGTGATGAACGGGGGCCGCATCGAGCAGTGCGGCACCCCCGAGGACATCTACGAGCATCCCGCCACCAGCTTCGTCGCCTCCTTCATGGGCACCTCCAACCTGATGACCGGCACCTACCGGGGCGGTGAGGTGACGCTGGAGAAGGGCCCGGCGCTGCCCGTCGGCTCCCGTTCCGAGATCGCGGACGGCACCGCCGTGAGCGTGTCCGTGCGCCCCGAGAAGATCTGGCTCTCGGACTTCGAGGCCGGTATGTCGATGCTGAGCGGTGTCATCCGCGAGACCGTCTACAGCGGCCCGACCACGACCTATCTGATCGAACTCGCCCCGGGCGTCACGCTGTCGGTGCTGGAGCAGAACACGGACCGGGCGCGCATGGAGGACCGCTGGTGCGGCGGCGAGACGGTGGAGTTCGGCTGGCGGCCGGAGCACTGTCTGGTGCTGGCCTGA